A section of the Primulina eburnea isolate SZY01 chromosome 1, ASM2296580v1, whole genome shotgun sequence genome encodes:
- the LOC140827993 gene encoding uncharacterized protein — translation MRPPRFFGNEDGKKAIAWLKSMKRLFNMLEYTPDLQLKLAICQLKDRAQLWWETTEDALKESGERVTWDVFCAQFAREYSPPSYYSAKEAEFNRLTQGNMTVVEYASQFSALLAYVPHVASSDRNKLSHFMQGLNRTICTLVVAGAPINYADAVEKAKNVEASLLLAEPQSFQPGFPQSFGGNVPMPVGAPLYPSLLPYQPSQQYQRPKQQNFKAKGKQFKKQTRSSSSSSGSQR, via the coding sequence ATGCGTCCTCCTCGATTCTTTGGGAATGAAGATGGCAAGAAAGCTATAGCGTGGTTAAAGAGTATGAAGCGTTTGTTCAATATGCTGGAGTACACCCCAGATTTGCAGCTTAAGTTGGCCATTTGTCAATTAAAGGACCGAGCTCAGTTGTGGTGGGAAACTACTGAGGATGCTTTGAAAGAATCTGGTGAAAGAGTTACTTGGGATGTGTTTTGTGCTCAGTTTGCTCGAGAGTATTCACCGCCTTCTTATTATTCGGCCAAGGAAGCTGAGTTTAATAGATTGACTCAGGGAAATATGACTGTTGTGGAGTATGCTTCTCAATTCTCAGCGCTTCTTGCCTATGTTCCTCATGTTGCTAGCAGCGATCGGAACAAGCTATCGCATTTTATGCAAGGATTGAATCGAACCATTTGCACTTTGGTAGTAGCTGGAGCACCTATTAATTATGCCGATGCAGTTGAGAAAGCCAAGAATGTGGAGGCGAGTCTACTTTTGGCAGAACCACAGTCGTTTCAACCAGGTTTTCCTCAGAGTTTCGGGGGCAATGTGCCGATGCCAGTGGGTGCACCACTATACCCATCTTTACTGCCGTATCAGCCTTCGCAGCAGTATCAGCGACCCAAGCAGCAAAACTTTAAGGCCAAGggaaaacaattcaagaaaCAGACTCGTAGCAGTTCCTCTAGTTCCGGCAGTCAGCGTTGA
- the LOC140804651 gene encoding uncharacterized protein, translated as MSSRFQAAVLVSAPCYPNAVAWSEENLVAVASGSLVTILNPAKTSGAGCRGVISVLPSKPFSIGVINAGGIDFLSGCLLPMHVSRDTRPCVRSISWSPAGLASNAGCLLAVCTTGGRVKLYRFLFCDFSAEWIEVMDISEMMYNYLSKINFGESQIISSESLDIIGSRDNAESECPNEPPVSSLRKERKRRRHNETNVAAKKLDNVKENNTWEIIPISVSEGTPLKIKECNVQLITAQQYASRNAMLTPLIVAWSPILRTSEDWRIDAPESYSIITPELPCKASNGGFLKAHDTCITSICWALYGSEISKPQLLLATGSSNGR; from the exons ATGTCTTCCCGCTTCCAAGCAGCGGTGCTCGTATCAGCGCCTTGTTATCCGAACGCTGTTGCTTGGTCCGAAGAGAATCTGGTGGCGGTCGCTTCTGGTAGCCTCGTTACGATCCTG AATCCTGCTAAAACTTCTGGAGCTGGATGTCGAGGTGTAATTTCTGTTCTCCCAAGCAAGCCTTTTTCCATTGGTGTCATAAATGCTGGAG GGATAGATTTTCTCTCTGGGTGCTTGTTGCCAATGCATGTGTCGCGGGATACACGGCCATGTGTTAGGTCAATTTCCTGGTCTCCTGCAGGTCTTGCTAGCAATGCTGG TTGTTTGCTTGCTGTTTGCACCACTGGGGGACGCGTCAAACTTTACCGCTTTCTCTTCTGTGATTTTTCGGCTGAATGGATTGAG GTTATGGACATATCAGAGATGATGTATAATTATCTTTCCAAGATCAATTTCGGAGAGTCTCAAATTATATCTTCAGAAAGTTTAGAT ATCATAGGGAGTCGAGATAATGCAGAATCTGAATGCCCTAATGAGCCACCTGTATCTAGTttaagaaaggaaagaaaacgAAGGAGACATAATGAAACTAAT GTTGCTGCAAAAAAACTTGACAATGTAAAAGAAAACAATACATGGGAAATTATTCCCATATCTGTTTCTGAAGGGACACCTCTGAAGATCAAAGAATGCAATGTTCAACTAATAACGGCACAACAATATGCTTCTCGCAATGCAATGCTGACACCCCTTATTGTGGCTTGGTCACCGATTCTgaggacatctgaagattgg AGAATTGATGCACCAGAGAGTTATTCCATTATTACCCCTGAACTCCCATGTAAAGCATCAAATGGTGGCTTTCTCAAGGCACATGATACATGCATCACATCTATTTGCTGGGCTTTATATGGCTCTGAAATTTCAAAACCTCAACTTCTTTTAGCGACGGGAAGTTCTAATGGGAGGTGA